The DNA region TTTGAAAGGGGAGAAAAGCGGGGGTCCCGAAAGGCGCTGGAAAGAGCCATGGATGCAATCGTCTCATGCAGAGCGCTGCGGCTTGTCATGTTGCCGATGCAGCCACGGAGATCTCCTGCCTTTCTTAAGGTAACAAAGGCCCCCGTTTTCTGCCAGAGAACAGGATGTTCCTTGCTGAAGGAGGCAAAGCTGCTGAAGAAGTCTGCCGGAACAGAAAGACCGAGTTCCCGGCCTATTGTCCATCGGGCAAGCGAAAGGAGAGCTCTTTGTTCTTCTTCTGACAGATCGGTAAAGGTCTGCATGAAATCTCACCCCTGCTTATTCCGTTTTTTCCACCCCGGTGCCAGGCGATTCAAGCCAGAGGGCAGCGGAGTACTGTGGTCCTTCCCCATGATACCACCTGCCCGGGGAAGCGTGAAAGTGCATATTCAGGAGCTTCAGCAAAATTCTTCCCCTTTCCCCATGGATTGTTCCGTTTTCATGATCTTCCGGAAAATTCGCGCTGACCATGGGAAAATAATCCCCTCCCAGGTTTTCCAGGAGCTTCAGTCCGGGATCCAGAAGAGATTCGTTTTCAGAGCCGAAGAGCACCGGAAGGACTCTACCGGAAAAACCGAGATTCCCCAGGGCACTCAGGATCAGATCGAAACAGGGTTCTTCTTCAAAGGGGATTCTCCCAGGACGAAAGGCAGATCCCATGCCGGCAAGCTCGTCAAGTTTTTCCCGGGGAACAGGAAGCACGCCGAAGGGGGTGTGAAATCCCGAATAGTCGGGCAGCCAGATGCTCTCTTCTTCTTCCCTGTGTACCAGGGCCATGATGACTACCGCCTTCACGGAAGAAAGAGGAAGCTGTTGAAGCGCCCAGGCCAGGCCGGAACCTGCATAGTCCAGCCCGCCATGGGGAACCATGGCGGCGGCAGCACGTACAGGCTCAGCCGGAGGGAGGGCGGCCCTGCGTTCAGTCATAAGGGCGGAGAAATCCGTCCTGTCCCGGGGAAAAAAATGGCCGTCGGAGAGCAGGGGGCGAATACCGTCCTCTGCGGCGGAGAGGGGATAATCCATCATGAGTCATGGCCTTCCAGAAGACGGCGGAGCCGGTCTTCATCCATGCTGATGGCGAGATTTTTCTCCTGGGTCGGGAGGACCGTCCCGGTCTTTCCCTCCCGGGGGCGACGCAGGTATTTTACCTGGGTATAGTAGCAGTCTCCTCCACCGCCACGACGGGCCTTGCTGTAATGGAGCGCCAGGTTTCCGGCGTCCAGCAGAACCTCCAGGGGAGGGCTCTTGCCCTTCGGTCCCCGAAGGAAGATGTGCCCCCCGGGATAATCCCTGGCATGGACCCAGTAATCGTTGCCCCTGGCCCATTCCCTGAGCAGCTTGTCGCTCTCCCGGGCATTACGCCCGGCAATGATCTGCCATTCCCGGGAAAAGAAATATGCTCCGGGGCGGCTGCTTTCTTCTGCCGGCTTTCTGCTCCGTTTTTCCGGAGGCCCGGGGATTCCTTCAAGGTCGGCAAGCTCCCTGGCCTTTTCGCAGGTATCGACAAAGTGCTCTGCCTGATCGGCTTCCCGGCGTATATCATTAATCTCTTCCAGCGCCCGTTTCCGCCGGCGTTCTTCCTTTTTCCTCAGATTGAAGTATCTCTGGGCGTTCTCCTGGGGAGACAGGGCGGGATCAAGGGGAATCTGAAGGGTTTTTTTCCCGCTGAAGTCCTCCGCCTCGAGCCAGCGGTCCCCGGGCTTTATCCTATGCAGGTTCGCCAGAATAAGGTCCCCGGTGGATTCTTCGCCGGGAAGGTTCTCCTCCCGTGCTGCGGCGGCTTCGAGTCCATTCAG from Marispirochaeta aestuarii includes:
- a CDS encoding NFACT RNA binding domain-containing protein, with protein sequence MSLNWREIDQILTELELSGGFIQNIIQPDYSSLVLELFKPGKGPRGRLGLYISLKQGKTRLHRITGKVKRQIKLQRFSQLLRSRIKGCRILDARQVPGQRLVEIQILQGDETLSLWLRLWGNAGNIILCRETGEIIDAFYRRPARGEVSGGSFLPWQEEYQEPDARFSLEDYSGHRDYNSLVEELYTRQETEEAFRQKRNELLNRWRRYSSSLRGRLNGLEAAAAREENLPGEESTGDLILANLHRIKPGDRWLEAEDFSGKKTLQIPLDPALSPQENAQRYFNLRKKEERRRKRALEEINDIRREADQAEHFVDTCEKARELADLEGIPGPPEKRSRKPAEESSRPGAYFFSREWQIIAGRNARESDKLLREWARGNDYWVHARDYPGGHIFLRGPKGKSPPLEVLLDAGNLALHYSKARRGGGGDCYYTQVKYLRRPREGKTGTVLPTQEKNLAISMDEDRLRRLLEGHDS
- the amrB gene encoding AmmeMemoRadiSam system protein B, yielding MMDYPLSAAEDGIRPLLSDGHFFPRDRTDFSALMTERRAALPPAEPVRAAAAMVPHGGLDYAGSGLAWALQQLPLSSVKAVVIMALVHREEEESIWLPDYSGFHTPFGVLPVPREKLDELAGMGSAFRPGRIPFEEEPCFDLILSALGNLGFSGRVLPVLFGSENESLLDPGLKLLENLGGDYFPMVSANFPEDHENGTIHGERGRILLKLLNMHFHASPGRWYHGEGPQYSAALWLESPGTGVEKTE
- the amrA gene encoding AmmeMemoRadiSam system protein A, whose product is MQTFTDLSEEEQRALLSLARWTIGRELGLSVPADFFSSFASFSKEHPVLWQKTGAFVTLRKAGDLRGCIGNMTSRSALHETIASMALSSAFRDPRFSPLSKEEFQEISIEISVLSPLVQVDSLKELEPGTHGLYLTRGYRSGVLLPQVATEQGWNREEFALHTCRKAGLPPEALEDPETRMEIFTASIFSEEDFQP